The genomic stretch TGCTGGCGACCTGGTTGGTGCCCTGGACGTGCGAGATGTCGAAGCACTCGATGCGGCGCGGCGGGCGCGGCAGGCTCAGCGCCTCCTGAAGCTGGAGCGCCGCCTCGCCGGTCTTCTCGCCGTCGGCCAGCCACTCGGCCTTCTGCTGCTCCAGCGTGTCGCGGGCGTTCTTCGTCGCCAGCTCCACGATGCGCCGCTTCTCGCCGCGCTGTGGCGCCAGCAGCTCAACGCGCTTGCCGCGCGCCTGCCGCAGCCACTCCTGAATCGTGTCGGCCTCGTCGATCTCCTCGGGCAGCAACAGCTCGGCCGGAATGTCCGTTGCCCGTGGGTAGAACTGCTTGACGAAGCTGGTCAGCACCTCGCGGTCGGTGTCGCCCTCGGCGTCCTGCATCAGGAAGGCGTCGCGGCGGGCAAGCTGCCCCTCGCGCATGAAGAACAACTGCACGCAGGCGTTGCCGCCGTCCCGCGAGAAGCCGATCACGTCCTGATCGACCAGCGTCGTGTACCCGACCTTCTCCTGCTCGATGACCTTGCGCGCCGCCTTGAGCCGGTCCCGCAGGTCGGCCGCCCGCTCGAACTCCAGGTTCTCGGCGGCCGTCTCCATCTCGGCTTCCAGCTCCTTGAGCACGGACTGGTTCTTGCCGTCCAGGAAACGCACCATGCCGTCGATCAGCTCGCGGTACCCGCCGTTGTCGATCAGGCCGATGCACGGCGCGGGGCAGCGCTTGATGTGGAGATAGAGGCAGGCGCGATCATCGGTGCCGGTGATCGTGCGGCTGCACAGGATCTGTGGAAAGAGCCGGCTGAGCGTGTCGAGCGTCTGACGGACCGAGGTCGCGTGCGGAAACGGCCCGAAGTAGCGGGCGCCGTCCCGCTCGATGCGACGGCTCACCCGCGCCACCGGCCACGGGTTCTGCACGTCGATCCGGATGTACGGGTAGTGCTTGTCATCCCGCAGCTTGGTGTTGAACCGGGGCTGCTCTTTGCGGACGAGGTCGTTCTCCCAGATCAGCGCCTGGATCGGTGACTCGGTCAGGATGTACTCGACGGCCTGGGCCTGCAGCGTCATCTGGCGCAGCTTCGGCTGGTGCGTCATGTCGAAGCTGGTACTTGGCTGGAAGTACGAGCGCACCCGGTCTTTGAGCGATTCGGCCTTGCCAACGTACAGCAGCTTCCCGCGCGCGTCCTTGAACAGGTACACGCCCGGCCGGTCCGGCAGATTGCGGAGCTGCTCGGCCAGCTTCGGGCGGTCCTGGGCCACCGCGGCGATGGTCGAGGAGGCAGCGGGGCCAGCGGATGTCGGCGGCTTGGGTGGGACGGTCACAGGCAGCACCCAGAGAGATTGCAGACGCGCGTCAAACCGGCCGAGCAGGCCACGAGCAGCGGTCCAGGTGATGGACGGTCAGCGGCCAACGCCTACGC from Chloroflexota bacterium encodes the following:
- the uvrC gene encoding excinuclease ABC subunit UvrC, whose protein sequence is MTVPPKPPTSAGPAASSTIAAVAQDRPKLAEQLRNLPDRPGVYLFKDARGKLLYVGKAESLKDRVRSYFQPSTSFDMTHQPKLRQMTLQAQAVEYILTESPIQALIWENDLVRKEQPRFNTKLRDDKHYPYIRIDVQNPWPVARVSRRIERDGARYFGPFPHATSVRQTLDTLSRLFPQILCSRTITGTDDRACLYLHIKRCPAPCIGLIDNGGYRELIDGMVRFLDGKNQSVLKELEAEMETAAENLEFERAADLRDRLKAARKVIEQEKVGYTTLVDQDVIGFSRDGGNACVQLFFMREGQLARRDAFLMQDAEGDTDREVLTSFVKQFYPRATDIPAELLLPEEIDEADTIQEWLRQARGKRVELLAPQRGEKRRIVELATKNARDTLEQQKAEWLADGEKTGEAALQLQEALSLPRPPRRIECFDISHVQGTNQVASMVVFEDGKPKRSDYKRFKIKHQEGNNDFLSMQEVVRRRFTRALAATPGTEGMGNNLTPPTPLSGAERGSRLVSPLSAPERGSGGEGRSVALPLIEDDDTAAHVATEMLDGGLESASAWAHGGDEAKDAANGQSASWGVFPDLVIIDGGKGQLSAAVEVMNSLELSEIPIVGLAKEREELFQKHSSEPVILPRNSQGLYLVQRVRDEAHRFAITYHRKVRGKKGLRSQLDDVPGVGPTRKKALLRHFGTVRAIRGATVEELAAVPGMTRRTAEELKRAIAE